One region of Solanum pennellii chromosome 6, SPENNV200 genomic DNA includes:
- the LOC107022084 gene encoding pentatricopeptide repeat-containing protein At2g28050, whose product MSVQKVLQNLRTLKKWQIPNPHLHHRAKIADTIINAVLNPIVIAPSTLLSNLTPNLIYLILSDPHINTPKCLHFFNFLLLNQSFITFKIGVETHLTLVCRLVKEGYFEYAETLLVLVPNIETFRCPFAVVASFFEKHNVQSKFASKIFNLLLKALSDNAKFNQALEIFMYMKLNAIEINERTCTVHLINLLKCDQIALALVFFYQMVESGIQVSVFSLTVVVDGLCRRGEIKKAGELVKEMLSKGVKPNIITCNTLVDACARRWNFEEMNYTLALMKRERVDLNVETYKFLVDGFLSSGKIDDAERLILEMYVKGFKVDIHLYNLMIKGYCRLGNMERALSLFRQMIEKVICPNGDTYSVLVKGLCDKGQVSAAKELVDKMLGQGVELDGSMLDILIYCYFKAGMIEEAVSVLRLMEKRELIVDTSMYELIIDGLLKLDRTEEAISWLTPLIKRGVSRQKLATIPLVDNLRISVSEKLVHKRKENENNFKTTFYSDTISLRHEDAHSAEMTNVSAVINEYIK is encoded by the exons ATGTCAGTCCAAAAGGTACTCCAAAACCTAAGAACTCTGAAAAAATGGCAAATCCCAAATCCCCATCTTCACCATAGAGCAAAAATTGCAGACACCATTATCAATGCAGTGCTAAACCCCATAGTCATTGCACCCTCTACTCTTCTCTCCAACCTCACTCCCAATTtgatttatcttattttatctGACCCACATATCAACACACCTAAATGCCTCCACTTCTTCAATTTCCTTTTGCTTAATCAATCTTTCATTACTTTCAAGATTGGTGTTGAAACCCACTTGACACTTGTTTGTAGGCTTGTCAAAGAAGGATACTTTGAATATGCTGAGACCCTATTAGTTTTAGTCCCAAATATTGAAACTTTCAG GTGCCCTTTTGCTGTTGTAGCTTCTTTCTTTGAGAAGCACAATGTTCAATCAAAGTTTGcttcaaaaatattcaatttgcTTCTTAAAGCTTTATCTGATAACGCAAAATTCAACCAGGCTTTGGAGATTTTCATGTATATGAAACTAAATGCAATTGAGATTAATGAGAGAACATGTACTGTTCATTTGATTAATCTTTTGAAGTGTGATCAGATCGCGTTAGCGCTGGTATTCTTTTATCAAATGGTTGAATCAGGTATTCAGGTTTCAGTATTTTCGTTGACGGTAGTGGTAGATGGATTGTGTAGGAGAGGGGAGATAAAGAAGGCTGGAGAATTGGTGAAGGAAATGTTATCTAAAGGGGTGAAGCCTAATATTATTACATGTAATACCTTGGTGGATGCTTGTGCTAGGAGATGGAATTTCGAAGAAATGAACTACACTTTGGCCTTGATGAAAAGGGAACGAGTTGACTTAAATGTTGAGACTTACAAATTTTTGGTGGATGGATTTTTGAGTAGTGGGAAGATTGATGATGCCGAGAGATTGATTTTGGAAATGTATGTCAAGGGTTTTAAAGTGGATATCCATTTGTATAATTTGATGATTAAGGGATATTGCAGGCTAGGGAATATGGAAAGGGCACTTTCATTGTTCAGGCAGATGATTGAGAAAGTCATCTGCCCTAATGGTGATACATATTCAGTTTTGGTAAAAGGTCTTTGTGATAAAGGACAGGTAAGTGCAGCGAAAGAGCTCGTAGATAAAATGCTGGGTCAGGGAGTTGAGTTGGATGGAAGTATGTTGGACATCTTAATTTACTGTTACTTCAAGGCTGGAATGATAGAGGAAGCTGTTAGCGTACTTAGATTGATGGAGAAGAGAGAATTGATTGTTGATACATCTATGTATGAGCTGATAATTGATGGATTACTCAAGTTAGATCGGACTGAAGAGGCAATATCTTGGTTAACACCTTTAATCAAAAGGGGTGTATCTAGGCAGAAGTTAGCTACTATTCCACTGGTCGATAATTTAAGAATTTCAGTTTCTGAAAAGTTGGTTCACAAACGCAAAGAAAATGAGAACAACTTTAAAACAACCTTTTACTCTGATACTATTAGTTTACGGCACGAGGATGCACATTCTGCTGAAATGACTAATGTTTCAGCAGTAATAAATGAGTATATAAAGTGA